A single region of the Coregonus clupeaformis isolate EN_2021a chromosome 40, ASM2061545v1, whole genome shotgun sequence genome encodes:
- the LOC121554839 gene encoding bromodomain-containing protein 1 isoform X2 — translation MRKKTRHHRVPVPQRPPSPIRPSPNKQTLTYAQAQRMVDMEIDGRVHRISIYDKLDVISDDDPTAQEIMECTSNKENMEKPQQTLMRSVRLKNSQEKRSAAAVAQNHTTHGSTAAQAAPAQTLPEAKIRTVEYNLPAVPGRPPVYFKYVEKTSEELDEEVEYDMDEEDYAWLEVVNDKRRSEGVSQVSHNVFEFLVDRFEKETQMEKESQGQDKLTIDEDAVCCICMDGDGQDSNVILFCDMCNLAVHQECYGVPYIPEGQWLCRHCLQSPTQPAGCILCPNKGGAVKKTDDDRWGHVVCALWVPEVGFSNTVFIEPIDGVSNIPSARWKLTCYLCKEKGVGACIQCHKANCYTAFHVSCAQKAGLFMKMEPIKEVTETGEPTFSVKKTAYCGAHTPNSSVKRPLTIYEDAKPQNGLCSPLKGENTRGANALAKGRKRKSKKVEPEEEFSPVSVPSFPPQRLNTILNRVSMQKKKAFVELALNYWTLKRQARNGLPLIRRLQSSQQSHQKTHAAQSKESEEESRALKEQLKEWHRLRHDLERARLLLELIRKREKLKREEMKLQQSLLEVQLTPFSILLRSVLEQLQERDQAKIFAQPVDIKEVPDYLDHIKNPMDFSTMRKRIDDQAYSNLDDFESDFNLIIFNCMKYNSKDTFFHRAAARLRDQGGALIRKTRRDVERIGFEKDSGMHLPEPPKIEAPPPFSWEDVDRVLVPSNRQHMPLEEQLKELLEKLDLTFSMKSSPSRSKRLKLLKKSINDVRCEMSLSLRRASHHSHSHSSSSHWSSHPERSKVGEAEGVKTDGQSPDNEGDKSLPPKLEPSDSLPPLLHFESNSEPPTLKPIHPNPTLDSKTHGQVKFDQEKPNSASSTTPKTLLNGHSDSQNPLLLSEGNVSVVATSTLAQPSGMTVNRRTAVLFRKSKNSSPGKNQGCRGGGEAQTGCPQLGTKAFLSVMIPRLETLLHPRTRKRSHSPSGGDSEGGGDGEDESPVKRIDTGLSNGFVMEEVIDEEKELGASRPLETRRRCASESSISSSGSLLGSTSTLSLPTCGKGKPALVRRNTVDDKNELIASIETGNFARAARIAAEVGNSNIWMPASAATVVLEPLKLVWAKCSGYPSYPALIVDPHMPRVGCQHNGVSIPMPPLDVLRVGERMQYKNEEKLFLVLFFDNKRSWQWLPKSKMVPLGIEKTIDKIKMMEGRTSSIRKAVQTAFKRAMNHLSIVQDEPVSDMSDVD, via the exons ATGAGGAAGAAGACTCGGCACCACAGGGTCCCCGTGCCCCAGCGGCCGCCCTCCCCCATCCGGCCGTCCCCCAACAAACAGACTCTGACCTACGCCCAGGCCCAGCGCATGGTGGACATGGAGATTGACGGCCGGGTGCACCGGATCAGCATCTACGACAAGCTGGATGTGATCTCGGATGATGACCCTACGGCCCAGGAGATTATGGAGTGCACCAGCAATAAGGAGAACATGGAGAAGCCTCAGCAGACGCTGATGCGCTCCGTCCGGTTAAAAAACAGCCAGGAGAAGAGGAGTGCAGCTGCGGTCGCACAGAACCACACAACACATGGATCTACAGCAGCACAGGCAGCACCAGCACAGACACTTCCAGAGGCCAAGATCCGGACTGTGGAGTATAACCTTCCAGCTGTCCCCGGGAGGCCCCCAGTGTATTTTAAGTATGTGGAGAAGACGTCGGAGGAGCTGGATGAGGAAGTGGAGTATGATATGGATGAGGAGGACTACGCTTGGCTGGAAGTAGTTAACGATAAGAGGAGAAGTGAAGGTGTCAGTCAG gTGTCCCACAACGTGTTTGAGTTCCTGGTGGACCGCTTTGAGAAGGAGACccagatggagaaggagagccaGGGCCAGGACAAGCTCACCATAGACGAGGACGCTGTCTGCTGCATTTGCATGGATGGAGACGGCCAGGACAGCAACGTCATCCTCTTCTGTGACATGTGCAACCTGGCCGTGCACCAAGAGTGTTACGGTGTCCCTTACATCCCAGAGGGACAGTGGCTGTGCCGGCACTGCCTCCAGTCACCCACCCAGCCCGCAGGCTGCATACTGTGTCCTAACAAAGGCGGAGCAGTGAAAAAGACTGACGATGACCGCTGGGGTCATGTGGTGTGCGCTCTGTGGGTGCCGGAGGTAGGGTTTTCCAACACGGTCTTCATCGAGCCCATCGACGGAGTCAGCAACATTCCGTCCGCCCGCTGGAAGCTCACCTGCTACCTCTGTAAGGAGAAGGGGGTGGGGGCCTGTATCCAGTGTCacaaggctaactgctacacCGCCTTCCACGTCAGCTGTGCTCAGAAAGCCGGACTCTTTATGAAGATGGAACCCATCAAGGAGGTAACAGAGACGGGCGAACCAACGTTTTCAGTGAAGAAGACTGCTTACTGCGGGGCTCACACCCCCAACAGCTCGGTCAAGAGACCCCTCACCATCTACGAGGACGCCAAACCCCAAAATGGATTGTGTTCCCCTCTGAAAGGGGAGAACACGAGGGGCGCCAATGCACTTGCgaaagggaggaagaggaagagcaaGAAGGTGGAGCCAGAGGAAGAATTCTCACCCGTGTCTGTGCCTAGCTTTCCTCCCCAAAG GTTAAACACCATCCTCAACCGGGTGTCTATGCAGAAGAAGAAAGCGTTTGTGGAGCTGGCTCTAAACTACTGGACTCTAAAGAGACAGGCGAGGAACGGACTACCCCTCATCAGACGACTACAGTCCAGCCAACAGTCCCACCAGAAGACCCATGCAGCACAGTCG aaggagagtgaggaggagagccGGGCTCTGAAGGAGCAGCTCAAGGAGTGGCATCGTCTAAGACATGACCTGGAGAGAGCCAGGCTATTGCTGGAGCTCATACGCAAGAGGGAGAAACTCAAGAGAGAAGAG ATGAAGCTGCAGCAGAGCCTGTTGGAGGTCCAGTTGACTCCCTTTAGTATCCTGCTCAGGTCTGTGCTGGAACAgctacaggagagagaccaggcaAAGATCTTTGCCCAGCCTGTCGACATCAAAGAG GTGCCTGACTACCTTGACCACATCAAGAACCCCATGGACTTCTCCACTATGAGGAAACGCATTGACGACCAGGCCTACAGCAACCTGGACGACTTTGAGTCCGACTTCAACCTCATCATCTTCAACTGTATGAAGTACAACAGTAAGGATACCTTCTTCCACCGGGCGGCCGCCCGTCTCCGAGACCAGGGTGGGGCTTTGATCAGGAAGACGCGGAGGGATGTGGAGCGAATTGGCTTCGAGAAGGACAGCGGGATGCACCTGCCCGAACCGCCCAAGATTGAAGCACCTCCGCCGTTTTCCTGGGAGGATG TGGACCGGGTATTGGTCCCATCCAACCGGCAACACATGCCTCTGGAGGAGCAGCTGAAAGAGCTGCTGGAGAAACTGGACCTGACGTTCTCCATGAAGTCCAGCCCGTCACGTTCCAAACGCCTCAAACTGCTCAAGAAGAGCATCAACGACGTCCGCTGCGAGATGAGCCTGAGCCTGAGGAGGGCCTCCCACCACTCCCATTctcactcctcttcctcccactggTCCTCCCATCCAGAAAGGAGTAAAGTTGGGGAGGCAGAGGGGGTGAAGACCGATGGACAGAGCCCTGATAACGAGG GGGACAAATCATTACCTCCCAAATTGGAACCCTCTGactccctacctcctctcctgCACTTTGAGAGCAACTCAGAACCCCCTACCCTCAAACCCATCCACCCCAACCCCACCCTGGACAGCAAGACCCACGGACAGGTCAAATTTGACCAGGAGAAACCCAACAGTGCTTCCTCCACCACCCCCAAGACCCTTCTCAATGGCCACTCCGACTCCCAGAACCCCCTGCTTCTCTCAGAGGGGAACGTGAGTGTGGTGGCCACCTCCACCCTGGCCCAACCCTCGGGGATGACTGTCAACCGCCGCACTGCCGTGCTCTTCAGGAAGTCCAAGAACTCTAGCCCTGGGAAGAACCAGGGGTGCAGAGGAGGCGGCGAGGCCCAGACAGGGTGCCCTCAGCTGGGCACCAAGGCCTTCCTGTCGGTGATGATCCCCAGACTGGAGACCCTCCTCCACCCCAGGACCAGGAAGAGGAGCCACAGTCCCAGCGGGGGGGACAGCGAGGGGGGCGGAGACGGGGAAGACGAGTCCCCTGTCAAACGCATTGACACAG GCCTGTCTAATGGTTTTGTGATGGAGGAGGTAATTGATGAAGAGAAGGAGCTAGGTGCCAGCAGGCCTCTAGAAACCAGGAGACGGTGTGCCTCAGAGTCCAGCATCTCATCTAGTGGTAGTCTGCTGGGCAGCACCAG CACCCTCAGTCTTCCAACATGTGGTAAGGGCAAACCGGCCCTGGTCCGAAGAAACACTGTGGATGATAAGAACGAGCTCATTGCCTCTATAGAAACCGGGAACTTTGCCAGAGCTGCTAGGATTGCTGCCG AAGTTGGCAACAGCAATATTTGGATGCCTGCTAGTGCTGCAACAGTTGTTCTGGAACCTCTAAAGCTAGTTTGGGCAAAATGTAGCGGATACCCTTCCTATCCTGCCTTG
- the LOC121554839 gene encoding bromodomain-containing protein 1 isoform X1: MRKKTRHHRVPVPQRPPSPIRPSPNKQTLTYAQAQRMVDMEIDGRVHRISIYDKLDVISDDDPTAQEIMECTSNKENMEKPQQTLMRSVRLKNSQEKRSAAAVAQNHTTHGSTAAQAAPAQTLPEAKIRTVEYNLPAVPGRPPVYFKYVEKTSEELDEEVEYDMDEEDYAWLEVVNDKRRSEGVSQVSHNVFEFLVDRFEKETQMEKESQGQDKLTIDEDAVCCICMDGDGQDSNVILFCDMCNLAVHQECYGVPYIPEGQWLCRHCLQSPTQPAGCILCPNKGGAVKKTDDDRWGHVVCALWVPEVGFSNTVFIEPIDGVSNIPSARWKLTCYLCKEKGVGACIQCHKANCYTAFHVSCAQKAGLFMKMEPIKEVTETGEPTFSVKKTAYCGAHTPNSSVKRPLTIYEDAKPQNGLCSPLKGENTRGANALAKGRKRKSKKVEPEEEFSPVSVPSFPPQRLNTILNRVSMQKKKAFVELALNYWTLKRQARNGLPLIRRLQSSQQSHQKTHAAQSKESEEESRALKEQLKEWHRLRHDLERARLLLELIRKREKLKREEMKLQQSLLEVQLTPFSILLRSVLEQLQERDQAKIFAQPVDIKEVPDYLDHIKNPMDFSTMRKRIDDQAYSNLDDFESDFNLIIFNCMKYNSKDTFFHRAAARLRDQGGALIRKTRRDVERIGFEKDSGMHLPEPPKIEAPPPFSWEDVDRVLVPSNRQHMPLEEQLKELLEKLDLTFSMKSSPSRSKRLKLLKKSINDVRCEMSLSLRRASHHSHSHSSSSHWSSHPERSKVGEAEGVKTDGQSPDNEGDKSLPPKLEPSDSLPPLLHFESNSEPPTLKPIHPNPTLDSKTHGQVKFDQEKPNSASSTTPKTLLNGHSDSQNPLLLSEGNVSVVATSTLAQPSGMTVNRRTAVLFRKSKNSSPGKNQGCRGGGEAQTGCPQLGTKAFLSVMIPRLETLLHPRTRKRSHSPSGGDSEGGGDGEDESPVKRIDTGLSNGFVMEEVIDEEKELGASRPLETRRRCASESSISSSGSLLGSTSSTLSLPTCGKGKPALVRRNTVDDKNELIASIETGNFARAARIAAEVGNSNIWMPASAATVVLEPLKLVWAKCSGYPSYPALIVDPHMPRVGCQHNGVSIPMPPLDVLRVGERMQYKNEEKLFLVLFFDNKRSWQWLPKSKMVPLGIEKTIDKIKMMEGRTSSIRKAVQTAFKRAMNHLSIVQDEPVSDMSDVD; this comes from the exons ATGAGGAAGAAGACTCGGCACCACAGGGTCCCCGTGCCCCAGCGGCCGCCCTCCCCCATCCGGCCGTCCCCCAACAAACAGACTCTGACCTACGCCCAGGCCCAGCGCATGGTGGACATGGAGATTGACGGCCGGGTGCACCGGATCAGCATCTACGACAAGCTGGATGTGATCTCGGATGATGACCCTACGGCCCAGGAGATTATGGAGTGCACCAGCAATAAGGAGAACATGGAGAAGCCTCAGCAGACGCTGATGCGCTCCGTCCGGTTAAAAAACAGCCAGGAGAAGAGGAGTGCAGCTGCGGTCGCACAGAACCACACAACACATGGATCTACAGCAGCACAGGCAGCACCAGCACAGACACTTCCAGAGGCCAAGATCCGGACTGTGGAGTATAACCTTCCAGCTGTCCCCGGGAGGCCCCCAGTGTATTTTAAGTATGTGGAGAAGACGTCGGAGGAGCTGGATGAGGAAGTGGAGTATGATATGGATGAGGAGGACTACGCTTGGCTGGAAGTAGTTAACGATAAGAGGAGAAGTGAAGGTGTCAGTCAG gTGTCCCACAACGTGTTTGAGTTCCTGGTGGACCGCTTTGAGAAGGAGACccagatggagaaggagagccaGGGCCAGGACAAGCTCACCATAGACGAGGACGCTGTCTGCTGCATTTGCATGGATGGAGACGGCCAGGACAGCAACGTCATCCTCTTCTGTGACATGTGCAACCTGGCCGTGCACCAAGAGTGTTACGGTGTCCCTTACATCCCAGAGGGACAGTGGCTGTGCCGGCACTGCCTCCAGTCACCCACCCAGCCCGCAGGCTGCATACTGTGTCCTAACAAAGGCGGAGCAGTGAAAAAGACTGACGATGACCGCTGGGGTCATGTGGTGTGCGCTCTGTGGGTGCCGGAGGTAGGGTTTTCCAACACGGTCTTCATCGAGCCCATCGACGGAGTCAGCAACATTCCGTCCGCCCGCTGGAAGCTCACCTGCTACCTCTGTAAGGAGAAGGGGGTGGGGGCCTGTATCCAGTGTCacaaggctaactgctacacCGCCTTCCACGTCAGCTGTGCTCAGAAAGCCGGACTCTTTATGAAGATGGAACCCATCAAGGAGGTAACAGAGACGGGCGAACCAACGTTTTCAGTGAAGAAGACTGCTTACTGCGGGGCTCACACCCCCAACAGCTCGGTCAAGAGACCCCTCACCATCTACGAGGACGCCAAACCCCAAAATGGATTGTGTTCCCCTCTGAAAGGGGAGAACACGAGGGGCGCCAATGCACTTGCgaaagggaggaagaggaagagcaaGAAGGTGGAGCCAGAGGAAGAATTCTCACCCGTGTCTGTGCCTAGCTTTCCTCCCCAAAG GTTAAACACCATCCTCAACCGGGTGTCTATGCAGAAGAAGAAAGCGTTTGTGGAGCTGGCTCTAAACTACTGGACTCTAAAGAGACAGGCGAGGAACGGACTACCCCTCATCAGACGACTACAGTCCAGCCAACAGTCCCACCAGAAGACCCATGCAGCACAGTCG aaggagagtgaggaggagagccGGGCTCTGAAGGAGCAGCTCAAGGAGTGGCATCGTCTAAGACATGACCTGGAGAGAGCCAGGCTATTGCTGGAGCTCATACGCAAGAGGGAGAAACTCAAGAGAGAAGAG ATGAAGCTGCAGCAGAGCCTGTTGGAGGTCCAGTTGACTCCCTTTAGTATCCTGCTCAGGTCTGTGCTGGAACAgctacaggagagagaccaggcaAAGATCTTTGCCCAGCCTGTCGACATCAAAGAG GTGCCTGACTACCTTGACCACATCAAGAACCCCATGGACTTCTCCACTATGAGGAAACGCATTGACGACCAGGCCTACAGCAACCTGGACGACTTTGAGTCCGACTTCAACCTCATCATCTTCAACTGTATGAAGTACAACAGTAAGGATACCTTCTTCCACCGGGCGGCCGCCCGTCTCCGAGACCAGGGTGGGGCTTTGATCAGGAAGACGCGGAGGGATGTGGAGCGAATTGGCTTCGAGAAGGACAGCGGGATGCACCTGCCCGAACCGCCCAAGATTGAAGCACCTCCGCCGTTTTCCTGGGAGGATG TGGACCGGGTATTGGTCCCATCCAACCGGCAACACATGCCTCTGGAGGAGCAGCTGAAAGAGCTGCTGGAGAAACTGGACCTGACGTTCTCCATGAAGTCCAGCCCGTCACGTTCCAAACGCCTCAAACTGCTCAAGAAGAGCATCAACGACGTCCGCTGCGAGATGAGCCTGAGCCTGAGGAGGGCCTCCCACCACTCCCATTctcactcctcttcctcccactggTCCTCCCATCCAGAAAGGAGTAAAGTTGGGGAGGCAGAGGGGGTGAAGACCGATGGACAGAGCCCTGATAACGAGG GGGACAAATCATTACCTCCCAAATTGGAACCCTCTGactccctacctcctctcctgCACTTTGAGAGCAACTCAGAACCCCCTACCCTCAAACCCATCCACCCCAACCCCACCCTGGACAGCAAGACCCACGGACAGGTCAAATTTGACCAGGAGAAACCCAACAGTGCTTCCTCCACCACCCCCAAGACCCTTCTCAATGGCCACTCCGACTCCCAGAACCCCCTGCTTCTCTCAGAGGGGAACGTGAGTGTGGTGGCCACCTCCACCCTGGCCCAACCCTCGGGGATGACTGTCAACCGCCGCACTGCCGTGCTCTTCAGGAAGTCCAAGAACTCTAGCCCTGGGAAGAACCAGGGGTGCAGAGGAGGCGGCGAGGCCCAGACAGGGTGCCCTCAGCTGGGCACCAAGGCCTTCCTGTCGGTGATGATCCCCAGACTGGAGACCCTCCTCCACCCCAGGACCAGGAAGAGGAGCCACAGTCCCAGCGGGGGGGACAGCGAGGGGGGCGGAGACGGGGAAGACGAGTCCCCTGTCAAACGCATTGACACAG GCCTGTCTAATGGTTTTGTGATGGAGGAGGTAATTGATGAAGAGAAGGAGCTAGGTGCCAGCAGGCCTCTAGAAACCAGGAGACGGTGTGCCTCAGAGTCCAGCATCTCATCTAGTGGTAGTCTGCTGGGCAGCACCAG CAGCACCCTCAGTCTTCCAACATGTGGTAAGGGCAAACCGGCCCTGGTCCGAAGAAACACTGTGGATGATAAGAACGAGCTCATTGCCTCTATAGAAACCGGGAACTTTGCCAGAGCTGCTAGGATTGCTGCCG AAGTTGGCAACAGCAATATTTGGATGCCTGCTAGTGCTGCAACAGTTGTTCTGGAACCTCTAAAGCTAGTTTGGGCAAAATGTAGCGGATACCCTTCCTATCCTGCCTTG
- the LOC121554839 gene encoding bromodomain-containing protein 1 isoform X3, giving the protein MRKKTRHHRVPVPQRPPSPIRPSPNKQTLTYAQAQRMVDMEIDGRVHRISIYDKLDVISDDDPTAQEIMECTSNKENMEKPQQTLMRSVRLKNSQEKRSAAAVAQNHTTHGSTAAQAAPAQTLPEAKIRTVEYNLPAVPGRPPVYFKYVEKTSEELDEEVEYDMDEEDYAWLEVVNDKRRSEGVSQVSHNVFEFLVDRFEKETQMEKESQGQDKLTIDEDAVCCICMDGDGQDSNVILFCDMCNLAVHQECYGVPYIPEGQWLCRHCLQSPTQPAGCILCPNKGGAVKKTDDDRWGHVVCALWVPEVGFSNTVFIEPIDGVSNIPSARWKLTCYLCKEKGVGACIQCHKANCYTAFHVSCAQKAGLFMKMEPIKEVTETGEPTFSVKKTAYCGAHTPNSSVKRPLTIYEDAKPQNGLCSPLKGENTRGANALAKGRKRKSKKVEPEEEFSPVSVPSFPPQRLNTILNRVSMQKKKAFVELALNYWTLKRQARNGLPLIRRLQSSQQSHQKTHAAQSKESEEESRALKEQLKEWHRLRHDLERARLLLELIRKREKLKREEMKLQQSLLEVQLTPFSILLRSVLEQLQERDQAKIFAQPVDIKEVPDYLDHIKNPMDFSTMRKRIDDQAYSNLDDFESDFNLIIFNCMKYNSKDTFFHRAAARLRDQGGALIRKTRRDVERIGFEKDSGMHLPEPPKIEAPPPFSWEDVDRVLVPSNRQHMPLEEQLKELLEKLDLTFSMKSSPSRSKRLKLLKKSINDVRCEMSLSLRRASHHSHSHSSSSHWSSHPERSKVGEAEGVKTDGQSPDNEGDKSLPPKLEPSDSLPPLLHFESNSEPPTLKPIHPNPTLDSKTHGQVKFDQEKPNSASSTTPKTLLNGHSDSQNPLLLSEGNVSVVATSTLAQPSGMTVNRRTAVLFRKSKNSSPGKNQGCRGGGEAQTGCPQLGTKAFLSVMIPRLETLLHPRTRKRSHSPSGGDSEGGGDGEDESPVKRIDTGLSNGFVMEEVIDEEKELGASRPLETRRRCASESSISSSGSLLGSTSSTLSLPTCGKGKPALVRRNTVDDKNELIASIETGNFARAARIAADRRPPHAPGGVPAQWGVYPHAPPRRPPGRRTDAVQERRKTLPRPILRQQTQLAMAS; this is encoded by the exons ATGAGGAAGAAGACTCGGCACCACAGGGTCCCCGTGCCCCAGCGGCCGCCCTCCCCCATCCGGCCGTCCCCCAACAAACAGACTCTGACCTACGCCCAGGCCCAGCGCATGGTGGACATGGAGATTGACGGCCGGGTGCACCGGATCAGCATCTACGACAAGCTGGATGTGATCTCGGATGATGACCCTACGGCCCAGGAGATTATGGAGTGCACCAGCAATAAGGAGAACATGGAGAAGCCTCAGCAGACGCTGATGCGCTCCGTCCGGTTAAAAAACAGCCAGGAGAAGAGGAGTGCAGCTGCGGTCGCACAGAACCACACAACACATGGATCTACAGCAGCACAGGCAGCACCAGCACAGACACTTCCAGAGGCCAAGATCCGGACTGTGGAGTATAACCTTCCAGCTGTCCCCGGGAGGCCCCCAGTGTATTTTAAGTATGTGGAGAAGACGTCGGAGGAGCTGGATGAGGAAGTGGAGTATGATATGGATGAGGAGGACTACGCTTGGCTGGAAGTAGTTAACGATAAGAGGAGAAGTGAAGGTGTCAGTCAG gTGTCCCACAACGTGTTTGAGTTCCTGGTGGACCGCTTTGAGAAGGAGACccagatggagaaggagagccaGGGCCAGGACAAGCTCACCATAGACGAGGACGCTGTCTGCTGCATTTGCATGGATGGAGACGGCCAGGACAGCAACGTCATCCTCTTCTGTGACATGTGCAACCTGGCCGTGCACCAAGAGTGTTACGGTGTCCCTTACATCCCAGAGGGACAGTGGCTGTGCCGGCACTGCCTCCAGTCACCCACCCAGCCCGCAGGCTGCATACTGTGTCCTAACAAAGGCGGAGCAGTGAAAAAGACTGACGATGACCGCTGGGGTCATGTGGTGTGCGCTCTGTGGGTGCCGGAGGTAGGGTTTTCCAACACGGTCTTCATCGAGCCCATCGACGGAGTCAGCAACATTCCGTCCGCCCGCTGGAAGCTCACCTGCTACCTCTGTAAGGAGAAGGGGGTGGGGGCCTGTATCCAGTGTCacaaggctaactgctacacCGCCTTCCACGTCAGCTGTGCTCAGAAAGCCGGACTCTTTATGAAGATGGAACCCATCAAGGAGGTAACAGAGACGGGCGAACCAACGTTTTCAGTGAAGAAGACTGCTTACTGCGGGGCTCACACCCCCAACAGCTCGGTCAAGAGACCCCTCACCATCTACGAGGACGCCAAACCCCAAAATGGATTGTGTTCCCCTCTGAAAGGGGAGAACACGAGGGGCGCCAATGCACTTGCgaaagggaggaagaggaagagcaaGAAGGTGGAGCCAGAGGAAGAATTCTCACCCGTGTCTGTGCCTAGCTTTCCTCCCCAAAG GTTAAACACCATCCTCAACCGGGTGTCTATGCAGAAGAAGAAAGCGTTTGTGGAGCTGGCTCTAAACTACTGGACTCTAAAGAGACAGGCGAGGAACGGACTACCCCTCATCAGACGACTACAGTCCAGCCAACAGTCCCACCAGAAGACCCATGCAGCACAGTCG aaggagagtgaggaggagagccGGGCTCTGAAGGAGCAGCTCAAGGAGTGGCATCGTCTAAGACATGACCTGGAGAGAGCCAGGCTATTGCTGGAGCTCATACGCAAGAGGGAGAAACTCAAGAGAGAAGAG ATGAAGCTGCAGCAGAGCCTGTTGGAGGTCCAGTTGACTCCCTTTAGTATCCTGCTCAGGTCTGTGCTGGAACAgctacaggagagagaccaggcaAAGATCTTTGCCCAGCCTGTCGACATCAAAGAG GTGCCTGACTACCTTGACCACATCAAGAACCCCATGGACTTCTCCACTATGAGGAAACGCATTGACGACCAGGCCTACAGCAACCTGGACGACTTTGAGTCCGACTTCAACCTCATCATCTTCAACTGTATGAAGTACAACAGTAAGGATACCTTCTTCCACCGGGCGGCCGCCCGTCTCCGAGACCAGGGTGGGGCTTTGATCAGGAAGACGCGGAGGGATGTGGAGCGAATTGGCTTCGAGAAGGACAGCGGGATGCACCTGCCCGAACCGCCCAAGATTGAAGCACCTCCGCCGTTTTCCTGGGAGGATG TGGACCGGGTATTGGTCCCATCCAACCGGCAACACATGCCTCTGGAGGAGCAGCTGAAAGAGCTGCTGGAGAAACTGGACCTGACGTTCTCCATGAAGTCCAGCCCGTCACGTTCCAAACGCCTCAAACTGCTCAAGAAGAGCATCAACGACGTCCGCTGCGAGATGAGCCTGAGCCTGAGGAGGGCCTCCCACCACTCCCATTctcactcctcttcctcccactggTCCTCCCATCCAGAAAGGAGTAAAGTTGGGGAGGCAGAGGGGGTGAAGACCGATGGACAGAGCCCTGATAACGAGG GGGACAAATCATTACCTCCCAAATTGGAACCCTCTGactccctacctcctctcctgCACTTTGAGAGCAACTCAGAACCCCCTACCCTCAAACCCATCCACCCCAACCCCACCCTGGACAGCAAGACCCACGGACAGGTCAAATTTGACCAGGAGAAACCCAACAGTGCTTCCTCCACCACCCCCAAGACCCTTCTCAATGGCCACTCCGACTCCCAGAACCCCCTGCTTCTCTCAGAGGGGAACGTGAGTGTGGTGGCCACCTCCACCCTGGCCCAACCCTCGGGGATGACTGTCAACCGCCGCACTGCCGTGCTCTTCAGGAAGTCCAAGAACTCTAGCCCTGGGAAGAACCAGGGGTGCAGAGGAGGCGGCGAGGCCCAGACAGGGTGCCCTCAGCTGGGCACCAAGGCCTTCCTGTCGGTGATGATCCCCAGACTGGAGACCCTCCTCCACCCCAGGACCAGGAAGAGGAGCCACAGTCCCAGCGGGGGGGACAGCGAGGGGGGCGGAGACGGGGAAGACGAGTCCCCTGTCAAACGCATTGACACAG GCCTGTCTAATGGTTTTGTGATGGAGGAGGTAATTGATGAAGAGAAGGAGCTAGGTGCCAGCAGGCCTCTAGAAACCAGGAGACGGTGTGCCTCAGAGTCCAGCATCTCATCTAGTGGTAGTCTGCTGGGCAGCACCAG CAGCACCCTCAGTCTTCCAACATGTGGTAAGGGCAAACCGGCCCTGGTCCGAAGAAACACTGTGGATGATAAGAACGAGCTCATTGCCTCTATAGAAACCGGGAACTTTGCCAGAGCTGCTAGGATTGCTGCCG